DNA sequence from the Paenibacillus azoreducens genome:
CGCCGCAAGTCCGGATGTAATCGTCCGCTGCTCATCGGAGTTCCCGTTTTTCCCAGGTGCTTTGCAGATATCGCAGTGGGTAAAGGAAGAACGGTTTGGAAAAATCATCGAGGTAGAGGCAGGCTTCTGGCATTCAAGCGATCTTGACCCGTTGAAGCCGATCAACTGGAAACGGATAGTTGCCAGCAATGGTGAATACGGCTGTATGGGTGATCTGGGGATGCATGTGCTGCATCTTCCGATGCGCTTTGGCTGGAAACCGCTAAACGTGCGTTCTTTACTAACCAAGGTTGTAGGAGAGAGGCCTGACGGCAAAGGCGGTTTGGCTCCTTGCGAGACTTGGGACAATGCGATTCTGGCGTGTGAAGCGCAAAGCGGGGATCAGGATTTTCCGATGATCCTATCCACGAAGCGAATCGCTCCCGGTCACGCCAATACTTGGTTTATCCGCATTCAGGGAACCGCTTTTTCCGCTGAGTTCACGACCAAAAATCCCAAGCAGATATCGTGGCTGCCCTATGAGCAAGGCGGTAACCAAGCGTGGCATGTCATGGATGCTCCATACAAGTCGGCATATGGAACGATAACCGGAGGCATCTTCGAATTTGGATTTTCGGATTCCATCCTGCAGATGTGGGCGGCATTCTGCGACGAAGTGGCGAACGGCACGGAAGGGATGCTTCAACCATTCCATTGCGCAACGCCCGAAGAGGCTGCAGGAAGCCACCAGATTTTCACCGCGGCACTTGAATCGAATCGTTCAGGCAATACCATTCCGCTCAATTGGGGGGAGTAGAATGACAAAGTCGGTTGCCGTGCCTTTTCCCGTTATGGTAGGAGGACATATCTGTCTTGATGTAATTCCCGCCCTACGAGGCGAAGGATTCGGACTGGCGCCAGGAAAACTAATGAACATTGGGCAGGCGGTTCTTGCGGCCGGCGGAGCAGTAGCCAATACGGGGCTTGCACTGCATCGCCTTGGTATTCCAGTTCAGCCGATGGGCAAAATCGGCGATGATATCTTCGGTCATGCGCTCCTCTCCATTTTTCGCAACGAGCAGGATTCATTGGCAAACGAAATGATCATCTCAGCGGGTGAATCTACCTCCTATTCGATCGTCTTGAGTCCGCCTGCTACCGATCGGATGTTTCTCCACTATACGGGCGCGAACGATACGTTCGGTTCAGAAGATGTAAAGGCAGGGCCGTTAGCGGATGCAGGCCTGTTTCATTTCGGTTATCCGCCGCTTATGCGGCGAATGTATGAGAATGGCGGGACGGAGCTGATCAGCCTCATGAAACGGGCCAAATCAGCGGGCGCCACGACTTCGCTGGACCTGGCGATGCCTGATCCGGATGCGGCTGCAGGACGGCAGGATTGGAAGAGTATTCTAGGGGGAGTCCTTCCGTATGTGGATCTGTTTCTACCGAGCATTGAAGAGCTTCTCTTCATGCTCCGTAGGGAGCAATACGATCAGTTGCTGCAAAAGCATGGCAACGAACGGCTGATCGAATATGTGGATTCCGAGCTGCTCCGGGCGCTTTCTTCAGACCTGCTTGCAATGGGTGCAGCGGTGGTGGTTTTGAAGCTGGGCGAGCATGGATTATATATGAGAACAACCGCCGTAAAGGAAAGGTTCCGGAAGGCAGGCCGCTATTGTCCTAAGCATGATGAGTGGCTTGCCCGCGAACTTTACATTCCATGTTTCAACGTCGAGGCAGCGGGAACGACCGGAGCCGGCGACTGCGCCATTGCAGGCTTCCTGGCGGGTTTTATCCAGGGGCTGAAGCCGGAGCAAGTGCTGATCGGCGCGGCGGCTACCGGAGCTTGCAGCGTGGAACGGATGGATGCAACCAGCGGAATTCCGCCGTGGGATAATGTAAGGCTGCGGGTTGCATCAGGCTGGCGGCAGCACGAACCAAAGCCATTTCTGGAAGGCTACCGTGCGAATGATCAACATCATGCTGTCGTATATCAAAGTTCATGGGACGGCATCTCAAACCCAGATCACACTTAAGGGGGGAACGCCATGCTGACACGAAGTCAGGTGAAGGCTGCTCAGGCACGTACGGCGGAGATTTTGGAAGACGCGGGAATCGCGCTGTCTGCGGAAGAACGCGAACAGGTCGAGGTCGCATCGTTTGGACTGGACGATCTGGAAACGGAGGGACTGCAGCTCGTTACGTATGTCAATACCGATCGGTATTGTGCTAAGGAGCTTGTATTGTTCCCGAGTCAGACATGTCCGGAGCATAAACATCCGCCGGTCGGCCATGATCCAGGTAAAATGGAGACATTCCGGTGCAGGGCGGGCAAGGTCTATCTTTATGTGGAAGGGGAGCCTGCGAAGTCGATTCAGGCTCTTATCCCGCAGCGAAGCAAGGATTATTACACCGTCTCGCATGAAATTGTCTTGCATCCGGGACAGCAGTACACCATCCTGCCTGGAATCCTTCATTGGTTTCAAGCAGGGGAAGAGGGTGCCGTCATATCCGAATTTTCCAGTACAAGCCGTGACGAATTCGATATCTTTACAGACCCGAATATTGTTCGGGTTCCCATGATGAAGGACTAGGCGGAGCGGAAACCCAAGGTCAAAACTTCGTTGGGTTTTCCCCGTTGTAGTCGGTAAATACATAGCATGGGAGTACATGAAAAACCTGGGGAAATCAATTTTCACCCGCCGCAAGGAATGTGGCGTCTTTACGTAAGCCTGTTCCGGCCATCATTGCCGGAATAGGCTTTTTCTTTTGCCGGCATTGCAGCTGAAGAGCCAATCCCAATCGGTCAACAAATGGGGGCTCAATGAACAATTCCTTCTTTCAAGTCTACTACAAAGTAAATAGGGCGCCGTTTCTTTTATTCTATATGAAAGCGGATGAATAATTTCAGACGGCTTATTTCAAATTAAGAAAGATATGTGTGCACTGAACATTCATGTTCCCGGAAGCAATCGTTTTTTATGCTCCAGCGAACCTGTTTTTTACAATGCCAGAAAGGCGGGAAGGAATTGCGCGCTACGAAGATTGCGATGAAGCCGGAAGGAAGACATGAGGAAAAACATTTTACGGCTCCGGATCTGATCAGGGATATTGTCATCGGAATGTCGGACGGCTTAACGGTTCCGTTTGCCCTTGCGGCCGGTTTATCCGGGACCGTCTCTAACACAAACCTGGTTGTCGTTGCGGGGATGGCGGAAATCGCCGCCGGCGCCATTGCCATGGGACTAGGCGGATATCTGGCGGCCCGCACGGACCGGGAGCATTATATATCCGAATTAAATCGCGAGCGGCAAGAAGTGAAGGAAATTCCCGAACAGGAAAAAGAGGAAGTGGCGGATATTTTACGGGAATGGCATCTCCCCGAAGAAACCATTAGTTCCGCAGTAGAAGCGATCAGCAAAGATTCGGACCGATGGCTTCGTTTCATGATGAAATACGAATTGGGGCTTGAGGAACCTGAACCCAAAAGGGCGCGCAACAGTTCGCTGACTATAGGCCTATCCTATATCATAGGGGGGATTATCCCCTTGTCCCCATACATGTTTATCCGACATTCGCATACTGCGTTAATCATTTCCGTGATCGTTACATTAATCGCTCTATTTATATTCGGATACGTTAAAGGGACTTTCACGGGATCGAAACCCGTGCGAAGCGCCTGGCAAACCGCCTTAGTGGGGGGAGCGGCAGCGGGAATCGCCTTTTTTATTGCCAAATTGATATCTTAAAGCGCTAACGAAACTACCAATCGTTATTTGAACAAAATAGACTTTTCCAAAATTCTAACGAAACTAGGTAACGCTATTCGGCTAAATCGAGGGGCTGAATGCCGGGTTCTGCCGTAATAACGATATGGAGTTTCGTTCAATTTGAATCGGCTTCGTTTTTGCCTCTATAACGTTTCTTAGTTTCGTTAGCGGTCACTGGATCGACTCCGGAGGGCTTTATTTTATAAAAATCGATTGAATATCATTATTGATTCTAATATTATCATTAGTATTAATAATGAAAGCGAGTGACGTGCTTGGAAATTCGCCAGCTTCAATATTTTATGGCGGTGTGCGAAGAAATGCATTTTACGAAGGCGGCCGAGAACATCGGAGTCTCCCAACCAACGCTAAGCCAGCAGATCCGGGCGCTTGAGGATGAGTTGCATATGCCGCTGTTTGACCGGATCGGCAAAAAAATTGCGCTCACCGAGGCAGGTCAGATGCTGCTGATCCATGCGACGGCGATGATGGACACGCTGCAAAACGTCAAGGACTCGATCGCGGATTTGCGCCATATGCATGGAGGAAAAATCAGAGTCGGAATTATGCCGTCCGATCTTGATTACCGGATCACGCAGCTTGTCGTCGATTTCCACCGTGAGTTTCCGAAAGTAAAATTAATGATCATTGCGTCTATTGATATTTTGCGGCAGGTGCTGGAAAGCGAAGTCGACATCGGCGTAGGCATAAATGTACCGCCAACGGATCGGGTCGTCTCCATCCCATTATGCACAGAGGAATATGTGTTGACCGTATCGGTCAAGCATCCGCTTGCCCATCGGACCAGCGTCGATATCAATGAGCTAAGAGATCTCCCGATGATCATCTTTCCGGAAGGCTTCTTTGGTCGTGAACTGGTGGAGGACGCGGTGCAAAAACATGGCTTTCGTCTTCATTCGATTCTCGAAACAAGCTCGGCCACGTCGATTATTAACCTTGTAAGGGAGGGCCTGGGCGCTACCGTTCAGTCTTATCCGTTAATCAAGCAAATGAACGATCCTGCATTAAAAACGCTACGCATCCATAACGGCGCACCGCGCCGGAATTTATCGATTATCTATCGTTCCGACCGTTATTTGGGCCAAGCGGCCAAGGCTTTGATCGAACGGATCAAAGAATACTTTCAAAGTCAGTCCACAAGCTAGGTTTGCTCCCGCGTTTTACGCTTCAAAAATTCTTCTTAAACAGCCCGCTGCATGGACGTCTCCAACTATAATCGCATGGTAAATGCCGCTAAACGCGGCCTTTTTTCTTTTAAAATACGTCGAAAGACGGTTTTTTTCAAACTTCCGGGGTCCCCGCAAAGTAAGCGGAATAAGCTTCAAAGGCTACACGTCACTTTGTGGGGTTATTTTATACTTTTTTAATACTTGATTTAGAGGCGTTTTAGACCTGGCGGATATGATGAATAACAGAAAGCTTCGGCAAACTAGTCGGATCATGGGAGGGGGGAATGGAACTCGTACCGCCGCAGAGGCTTTCGAATATGAAACGATGGAGAATAGCGATGAGAAAAAAATGGTTGCCTGTTGCAGCAGGCTTCGGATTGGGCGCAGTGATGCTGCTTACGAGCGGTTTTTCGGCGATGGCGGGAACTTCGGGTTATGACGTGTACAAAACGGCATTAAAAAATACGAAAGCGGCGGAAAGCATCACTTCCCATGTGGACATGACTGTGACCGATAACGGCATGGAAGTGCTGTCCGGAACGGCAGTTATCAAAATGAACCATAAACTAAAAACGATGAGTATGGTCGCTGCAATGAAGGACGGCAAACAGACTCATGAAGTGCAGGCGTTTAGGCAGGACGGAAAGATGATTTTCAAAAGCAGCGATCAGGAAGAATACCGGTTGATGACGCAAAATGCTTCCAAGTGGCAGCATAAGGACGGCGCGGAAACAGCGCCTAATATGCCGAAAGCGGCAGAGCAAGTGGTTGATGCGCTCGTAGGGAACATTCGGGATCTTGCCACAGTTGAAAATGAATCGGATGGGAGTAAACATACCGAGCTGCATCTTTCGGGAAACCAAATTCCAGCCGTCGTGAATGCGCTCGGATCTTTGGTTGCTTCAAAGGCCGGCAGCGGGGATTGGGAGCATGGAAGCCGGAAACAAGCCGCGCAATCTCCAAACCCATCTTCCGATTTGGAATTGAATCTTCCGAAGCTAACAGACAATATCAAGATTGAACATATCAATTTCGACGCGAAGATCAACCCAGACCAAATCCTTGAAAAGCAAACGGCGGAAATCAACATCACCGGCACGGATGACTCCGGTAAATCGCATATCCTCACCGTTCAAATTCACATCGATTTTACGGACTATAATCAAACGACTCCGGACCGCGTGGATTTGACGGGAAAACGGATTACGGAAGTGCAAAGCGATGGGCCGAAGCGGGGCTGGCATCATTAAGCGGCAAGGCAACCGGATCGGCATGCCGTCCCGGTTGCCTTTCTCTTTGAACCGTTCCTAGAAAGGAGTGAACCGAACATGGATAAACTGCTGGAAGTGGATGACCTGACCCAATGTTATCCAAACGGGCGCGGCGTTCGCAATGTCAGCTTTGATGTGATGAAAGGGGATATTTTCGGATTTATAGGCCCGAACGGTGCAGGCAAAACAACGGTGCTAAAAATCATTTTGGGCTTGATCCGCCCGGATCAAGGAAGTGTTCGCATCTTCGGGCATCATGTAGCGGAGGCTTTCGAACAAGCGATGAGCCATGTCGGCTGCTTGATTGAAACGGCGGAGGCATATGAATACATGAGTGCGTATGACAACTTGAAGCTTTCCGCCCGATTTTACCGCGATTTGCCAAAAACGAGAATTGATCAGGTGCTCGAGCAGGTTGGCCTGACTCCATATAAACATGAACGGGTAAACGGATACTCGCTTGGCATGAAGCAGCGGTTGGGGCTGGCATCAGCACTGCTGTCGGATCCCAAGTTGGTTCTATTGGATGAACCTTCCAACGGGCTTGATATCGAAGGGATGGCCGATGTGCGGAATACGGTTTTGCAGCTGTCCAGAGAGCAGGGAATTACGTTTCTGATTGCGAGCCATCTGATGCACGACCTCGGCATGATCGCGAATCGCATCGGGATTATGAACAACGGGAGCTTGATCCGCATAGGAAACAAGGATGAGTTGCTGCAAGGCGGGACAACGCTTGAGCAATACGTTCTTTCCCAAATCCAACAACCAAAGGAAGCGATTCGAAATGTATAGTTTAAAGGTAAATATGCTGAATGAAATCGAGAAAATTTGGCGCAGGCGAAAGACCAAAGTTTTTTTGCTCCTTACCCTCCTCATTCCGGTCATTTGCACCATGCTGCTTTCCCTGCTAAGAAATAAAACGAGCGTCATTTGGGGACTCGGTGGGGATTTGCCGATGCTGATGCTGAGCTTGTTTACGTTTTTTCTGCTTCCGATGATGTTGTCGATAACGGCGGTCGATTCTTTTTCCGGAGAGGTGGCTGCCCGCACGATAAAGCTCGTTCTCGTTCGCCCGATTACGAGGGCCAAAGCGTTTGCCGCTAAAGTGCTTGCGATCATGGTTTACGCATGGGTGTATTTATCCGTTCTTTGGATCGTATCAAGCGTTTCGGGATGGGCAATCGCGGGAGAAGGGATCACTGGGGGGCTTGCGGATAGTTTAAAAGCATACACGGCTGCGTTTTTGCCAATGGCGGCAATCGGTTTGCTGTCGGTGTTTATTGCGCAGTGTTTTCGAACGGGCAGCGGTGCATTGACCACAATTATTTTCGTCTATGCGACTGGCAAGCTTCTGCCGTTTATATTCCCGAAAGTTTCGGGATGGTCGGTCTTTTCCTATTCGAACTGGCATGTGTTATGGACCGGCAGCGGTGCATCGGTCGGTAAGCTGTTCAATACGTTTCTCTTTCTTCTTGCCTATATTATAATGTCTTATACGGCGGGGTTGATGCTGTTCGAAAGAAAACAACTTTAAGGGGAAATTGTCCGTGTCCATCAAGACGAGACTATTGCTTTCTTATATCGCCATGACGGTTATTCCGGTTATCCTGTTCGTTTTGGTTGCCCTGGGGCTTTATTTTGCAATCATTAAAAATGCGGACGGGATCGGATCGGAAGCCTTTTGGAAAACATCCAACGAACGCGCCGAGCTGGCTGCCGGCATTAAATTTATGACTCGAACAGAGCCTGACCGGTTTACGGACTTGAAGTTTTTGAAGTCGATGGATGAACAATTGAAAAGGCTGCAAGTCGGACTTGTCGTGATGAAAAATCAACAAATTACGTTTGCGTCCCCTTTTGTGGACGGGAAGGACTTATACCTGAAGCTTCAGGAAACACAGGCGGACCAGTCGGGACATCACTGGGGCGGCAGCAAATTGGATAACCGCTTTTCGGTGCAGAAATTCGATATCGGGTTTACCGATCGGAGCAGCGGTGAAGTATATTTGCTTACGGATATGAGCCCGCTTTTGGCTGGGGTTAGGAGACTTTTTCCGCTCCTTCTTCTTGCGCTGCTTGTTGTCATCGGGTTAACGAACGGCATTTTAACCTTTTTGATGTCCCGAAATCTGATCAAACCTTTGTATGCCTTGAAACAGGCCGCAGTACAAATCAAAGAAGGGGATCTCAGCCATGAGGTGAACCTGCAGCGGAAAGACGAAATCGGGGAATTGGGGGCGGCTTTTGAAGAAATGCGTTTCCGGTTAAACGAGTCGATCCATCTGCAGCTGCAATACGAAGAAAACCGCAAAGAGCTGATCTCCAGCATTTCCCATGACCTGAAAACGCCGATTACCGGCATCAAAGCATGCGTGGAAGGGATTCAGGACGGCATTGCGGAAGGGCCTAAGCGGGAAAAATATATCGATATGATTGCGAAAAAGACAGATGATATGGACCGGCTTATTGACGAGCTGCTTTTGTTTTCCAAATTGGACCTGAAACGGCTGCCGTTTCATTTGGAACAAGTGGATCTTGAAGCATATATGCGTGACTGCGCCGAAGAGCTTCGGCTGGATCCGCGCCTGGAAGGGGTCACAATTAGATCCTCTTTTCCCGCTGAAGGGCCTGTTCTGGTGGTTGCCGACCGCGAAAAGCTGCGCAGGGTCATTATGAATATTATCGACAACAGTTTAAAGTATTTGGATAAGGCCTCCAAAGAAATCAGGCTGGAACTGTTCGACGGCGTAAGCGAAGCGACAGTCAAAATCACGGATAACGGCGCAGGCATTGCGAAGGAGGCGCTGCCGTATATTTTCGACCGTTTTTATCGCGCGGAACCGTCAAGAAATACGGACACCGGAGGCAGCGGCATCGGGCTTGCGATCGTGAAGCAAATGGTCGAAGGCCAAGGCGGAAAGGTACGGGCGGATAGCCAAGAGGGGAAAGGAACCAGCATCTATTTTACGTTGCCAAAGACAAGTCATGGTGGTGAGCATTCTTGAAGCGAATATTGATCATTGAGGACGAAGAAATTATCGCCGAAGTGCAAAAGGACTATTTGGAAGCAGGAGGCTTTGAGGTGGAGGTTGCGGCAAGCGGGGATATCGGTCTGAAGAAAGCCCTCGAAGAGGAGTATGATTTGATCATCCTCGATTTGATGCTGCCGAAAACGGACGGATTCGAAATATGCAAGCGCGTCCGCCAAGCGAAAAATATTCCGATTCTGATGGTGACCGCCAAAAAAGAAGACATCGATAAAATACGCGGTTTGGGACTGGGCGCAGACGATTATATCACGAAACCTTTCAGCGTAGGCGAACTGGTCGCCAGGGTCAAAGCGCATCTTGCCCGATACGAACGTTTGACCACGGATCATCGGATGAGGCATCAGGATGAGATCCGCGTAAGGGGGATCCGAATCGATAAATTGGCCCGTAAGGTATTCGTCAATGAAATGGAAGTTCCCCTTACGTCCAAAGAATACGACCTGCTGCTGTTTCTTACCCTTCACCCGAACCGGGTGTTCAGCAAAGACGAATTGTTCGAGAAGATTTGGGGTCTGGATGCTTTAGGCGATAATGCCACCGTGACCGTTTATATAAGCAAATTGAGGGAAAAAATTGAAACCGATCCATCTAAGCCGCAGTACATCGAGACGATTTGGGGAGTCGGTTACCGGTTTAATTTATGATGGAAAAGAGAGAATATTTTTGAGCTAGGCGACCTGATCACATGCCGGTGAAGGGTCGTTTTTTTGTGTCTATCGGTTTTAATGCTATCTTGCAGCCCGTCAATGATTTATTCTACGCAATTCAGCATCATATAGATGGTTTGGAATGGATTTTTTTCCGTTTGATTCAGCGTCCCGACGATATATACCTGCTTGGATGGGCAATAAAACGCATAGCTGCCCGAAGAACCGGAGTGGCCAATGATTTCAGGGGCAGGCATAAATGGGGACATGATCCTCGGCATTTTTACGCGCATCATCCCCTTGCCGTATTCCAGAGGGAAGAACTGAATTTTGTTCCATTCGACACTCGCGATGTTGGACTTCGCAAAAAGCTCCCCGTTAAAAAAAGCTTTTAGAAATTTCATCAGCTCCGGTGCGGTGGAGATCATTCCTCCGGAAGCTCTGGCGCTGGTTAAATAAAGCGGTCGGAACGCTTTTTCTTCCCCCATATAGACCGGGGTAAATGTGCTGTCCAGTCGGCTTAAATGCGTGGATTTCAGAGACAGCGGCTTAATAATATATTTGTCGTATAAATTCTCCAAAGTTGCGCCTGACGCCTGTTCCGCAATCCTGCCTAATAAGTCAAAGTTGAGGTCGGAATAATAAGCTTTTCCCTCGCTGCCATTGATGAAATGGGCTTCAAGCTTTTTGCTTCGCTCCAAAATCTCCGTAAAAGCGAGTCCGGCATCATTTTCCGCGATTTCTTCTTCGTAAGATTTTTCTTTGCCGATTGTTTCCGTGTAATAGTCCGGCAGGCCGGAGGTTTGGGATAACAGTTGGCCGACCGTGATGGCATGAGTGTAGTCATGCCCTTTGTACACATGGAGATGTTCGATTTCGCCGGAACCAAAAAAACGGTCAATCGGATCATCGAGTGACAGCTGCCTGGAATCCGCCAGATTAAAAATGACGGCAGCGGTAAACATTTTGGTAATGCTGGCAATGGCGAACGGACTGTTTTCATCCATGTTTCCCGCCGAATTGCGATAAGAGAATTTCCCGCCTTCCGATTCGATCAAAACCGTCATATCAAATACCTTTTTATGATCAACCGTCTTATTGAAAATAATATCCAATTTTTCTTGCGCACTTTTTGCATTCCAAAAGCTTTGTTTGATCAGGATTCCGGCTGCTGCCCCGCCTATGCAAAGGATCAAAATAAAGAAAATGTTCCTTCCCCTCCTTCGTCTCACCATATCATACCCTCTACTTTCATTCCCGTTTTTTTAGAATATCGATCAGCCAATCCGCTTCGGGGCAGGGAGTATCCGGATGGAGCGCGATTTCTTCCGCTATGCCTTGAAACGAACACCAAAAAGCGGTAGACAACGCCCATGCGTTCCCTTGCCTGATTTCGCCGATTTTTTGCCCTTCTTCAATCAGAGGGATGCTTTTTTGGATGATATCGACCTGGGATAGCATGTCTTTGGCCGCCTGCGGTATAGCATCGTTGTTTTGCGCTTGTTCCATAAGTACAAACATTTTGGTCGAACCGGGATTTCCGCTGATCATATGCAGGATTTCTTCCGCTGCAGCCCTAAAACTTTGCAGAGGCGTCCCGCCGATCTGCTCCAAATGAAATTCCGTTCCCTCACAACCGATCTTGATCAGTTCTTCATAAAGCTTTTCTTTGGACTCGAAATAGTGGAACAGAAGCCCCATACTCATCTTGGCTTGCTCGGCGATATCCGCAATTTTCGTTGAGCCGTAACCTTTGCGGATAAATAAATCCAGTCCAGCGGCTAAAATATCCATTCTTCGCTGTTCTTTTAGCTGCGTCCGTTTATTTGGCATGTGATCACCTTTGTTAAAAATATATTCATTGAAAAATAATTTAATGAAATTGTATAGTCATTTCCTGTTTCTGTCAATCCCCAAAAACTCATATTGAAATACAACGGATAGACCTTAGTTGTGCATATCTGAACTACTTGTGGACCGGGGATTTGAATGGTTTCTGAACGGGATGCTTAAAAGGCGAGAGGGGAAGGCCAAGGACAACAATAAATCTGAAAATGGAGCGGGAATGCAGAATGATGGGAGGACAATGCCAAAACAGGGGCTCTGCTCTATGAAGAACTCAGCAGGCCCCGCTTGTTTTGAAGTCTCAAATGCGCTCTTTTTAGGTTTGGAAAGTTTCCTTATCAAGATTATTCAGAGTAAGCATTTTCTAGGTGTTTAAAATTTTAGACACTCAGAAACTTACTGTTTAAAAAATCGAACATTCACCACATGATTATAATTTTAACCGTTTCAGCTTGTTGTAGAGCGTCGCGCGCGAAATGCCCAGCTGCTTGGCAATGGCAAGTTTATTTCCGCCGGCGGCTTCAAGCGTTTTTTGCAAAAGTTCGCGTTCAAACGCGTCGAGCTTGTCCTGATATGCGACCCCGTCGATCTCGGTTATATTCAGATCAATGGCGTCTGCATTGGGGGAAGCCGGTCTTTGATCTCCTGAATAAATATGTGCAGGCAAATATTCGCGTTTAATCTCCCCGTCGGACGAGAAAATCACAAGCCTCTCAATGGTATTGCGGAGTTCCCGGATGTTCCCGGGCCAATCATAATGAAGCAAATCCTCAAACACATCGGGAGTGAAGGATTGGATATGCCTGCCATAAACAAGCGAAAATTCATGCAAAAAAGATTGCGTCAGCTCGTAGATATCCTCTTTGCGCTCGCGCAAGGCGGGAATATCCAGCGACACGACATTCAGCCGATAGTAAAGATCCTCCCGGAAGGTGCCTTCAGCAATCATTTTCTTTAAATCCCGGTTTGTGGCCG
Encoded proteins:
- a CDS encoding carbohydrate kinase family protein, coding for MTKSVAVPFPVMVGGHICLDVIPALRGEGFGLAPGKLMNIGQAVLAAGGAVANTGLALHRLGIPVQPMGKIGDDIFGHALLSIFRNEQDSLANEMIISAGESTSYSIVLSPPATDRMFLHYTGANDTFGSEDVKAGPLADAGLFHFGYPPLMRRMYENGGTELISLMKRAKSAGATTSLDLAMPDPDAAAGRQDWKSILGGVLPYVDLFLPSIEELLFMLRREQYDQLLQKHGNERLIEYVDSELLRALSSDLLAMGAAVVVLKLGEHGLYMRTTAVKERFRKAGRYCPKHDEWLARELYIPCFNVEAAGTTGAGDCAIAGFLAGFIQGLKPEQVLIGAAATGACSVERMDATSGIPPWDNVRLRVASGWRQHEPKPFLEGYRANDQHHAVVYQSSWDGISNPDHT
- a CDS encoding ABC transporter ATP-binding protein; translation: MDKLLEVDDLTQCYPNGRGVRNVSFDVMKGDIFGFIGPNGAGKTTVLKIILGLIRPDQGSVRIFGHHVAEAFEQAMSHVGCLIETAEAYEYMSAYDNLKLSARFYRDLPKTRIDQVLEQVGLTPYKHERVNGYSLGMKQRLGLASALLSDPKLVLLDEPSNGLDIEGMADVRNTVLQLSREQGITFLIASHLMHDLGMIANRIGIMNNGSLIRIGNKDELLQGGTTLEQYVLSQIQQPKEAIRNV
- a CDS encoding Gfo/Idh/MocA family protein; this translates as MAKRTIRFGVIGCGLMGREFASAAARWCHLMDVNFAPSITAVCDANPEATSWFKQAVPSVKRVYSDYKELLDDPDVDAVYCAVPHHLHAQIYTDIIMAGKHLLGEKPFGIDQEANAKIGKAIAASPDVIVRCSSEFPFFPGALQISQWVKEERFGKIIEVEAGFWHSSDLDPLKPINWKRIVASNGEYGCMGDLGMHVLHLPMRFGWKPLNVRSLLTKVVGERPDGKGGLAPCETWDNAILACEAQSGDQDFPMILSTKRIAPGHANTWFIRIQGTAFSAEFTTKNPKQISWLPYEQGGNQAWHVMDAPYKSAYGTITGGIFEFGFSDSILQMWAAFCDEVANGTEGMLQPFHCATPEEAAGSHQIFTAALESNRSGNTIPLNWGE
- a CDS encoding response regulator transcription factor, with amino-acid sequence MKRILIIEDEEIIAEVQKDYLEAGGFEVEVAASGDIGLKKALEEEYDLIILDLMLPKTDGFEICKRVRQAKNIPILMVTAKKEDIDKIRGLGLGADDYITKPFSVGELVARVKAHLARYERLTTDHRMRHQDEIRVRGIRIDKLARKVFVNEMEVPLTSKEYDLLLFLTLHPNRVFSKDELFEKIWGLDALGDNATVTVYISKLREKIETDPSKPQYIETIWGVGYRFNL
- a CDS encoding ABC transporter permease, which translates into the protein MYSLKVNMLNEIEKIWRRRKTKVFLLLTLLIPVICTMLLSLLRNKTSVIWGLGGDLPMLMLSLFTFFLLPMMLSITAVDSFSGEVAARTIKLVLVRPITRAKAFAAKVLAIMVYAWVYLSVLWIVSSVSGWAIAGEGITGGLADSLKAYTAAFLPMAAIGLLSVFIAQCFRTGSGALTTIIFVYATGKLLPFIFPKVSGWSVFSYSNWHVLWTGSGASVGKLFNTFLFLLAYIIMSYTAGLMLFERKQL
- a CDS encoding VIT1/CCC1 transporter family protein — protein: MRATKIAMKPEGRHEEKHFTAPDLIRDIVIGMSDGLTVPFALAAGLSGTVSNTNLVVVAGMAEIAAGAIAMGLGGYLAARTDREHYISELNRERQEVKEIPEQEKEEVADILREWHLPEETISSAVEAISKDSDRWLRFMMKYELGLEEPEPKRARNSSLTIGLSYIIGGIIPLSPYMFIRHSHTALIISVIVTLIALFIFGYVKGTFTGSKPVRSAWQTALVGGAAAGIAFFIAKLIS
- a CDS encoding sensor histidine kinase, translating into MSIKTRLLLSYIAMTVIPVILFVLVALGLYFAIIKNADGIGSEAFWKTSNERAELAAGIKFMTRTEPDRFTDLKFLKSMDEQLKRLQVGLVVMKNQQITFASPFVDGKDLYLKLQETQADQSGHHWGGSKLDNRFSVQKFDIGFTDRSSGEVYLLTDMSPLLAGVRRLFPLLLLALLVVIGLTNGILTFLMSRNLIKPLYALKQAAVQIKEGDLSHEVNLQRKDEIGELGAAFEEMRFRLNESIHLQLQYEENRKELISSISHDLKTPITGIKACVEGIQDGIAEGPKREKYIDMIAKKTDDMDRLIDELLLFSKLDLKRLPFHLEQVDLEAYMRDCAEELRLDPRLEGVTIRSSFPAEGPVLVVADREKLRRVIMNIIDNSLKYLDKASKEIRLELFDGVSEATVKITDNGAGIAKEALPYIFDRFYRAEPSRNTDTGGSGIGLAIVKQMVEGQGGKVRADSQEGKGTSIYFTLPKTSHGGEHS
- a CDS encoding LysR family transcriptional regulator, which translates into the protein MEIRQLQYFMAVCEEMHFTKAAENIGVSQPTLSQQIRALEDELHMPLFDRIGKKIALTEAGQMLLIHATAMMDTLQNVKDSIADLRHMHGGKIRVGIMPSDLDYRITQLVVDFHREFPKVKLMIIASIDILRQVLESEVDIGVGINVPPTDRVVSIPLCTEEYVLTVSVKHPLAHRTSVDINELRDLPMIIFPEGFFGRELVEDAVQKHGFRLHSILETSSATSIINLVREGLGATVQSYPLIKQMNDPALKTLRIHNGAPRRNLSIIYRSDRYLGQAAKALIERIKEYFQSQSTS
- a CDS encoding D-lyxose/D-mannose family sugar isomerase yields the protein MLTRSQVKAAQARTAEILEDAGIALSAEEREQVEVASFGLDDLETEGLQLVTYVNTDRYCAKELVLFPSQTCPEHKHPPVGHDPGKMETFRCRAGKVYLYVEGEPAKSIQALIPQRSKDYYTVSHEIVLHPGQQYTILPGILHWFQAGEEGAVISEFSSTSRDEFDIFTDPNIVRVPMMKD